The proteins below come from a single Paraburkholderia flagellata genomic window:
- a CDS encoding hybrid sensor histidine kinase/response regulator, which produces MTDPRTMTTPDPGIAPHNVAAESHNERRFEALVDPIEDYAIFLLDTRGYIVSWNRGAARIKGYEAHEIIGQHFSRFYTDEANARRWPEHELEQATLHGRFNDEGWRVRKDGTMFWANVVITALRERDGSLAGFAKVTRDLTAERSQVEALRLSEERFRLLVESVSDYAIFMLDPQGIVVSWNTGATNLKGYRPAEIVGQHFSVFYPPEEIAAGQPERELRRARDFGRVATEGWRVRKDGSMFWANVTLTAVHDGHGRLTGFAKVTRDMTESRRTDELEHSSEQMKQFLAMLAHELRNPLAPVRNAVATMRLMDAPSPEIERAREMIDRQIVHLTRLVDDLLDVGRITSGKIELREAPLDLREVVAHAIDAAQPFTSARGQHVDVQMPDETLTMTGDHTRLVQVLQNLLHNASKFSPDGSHIVVDVRSAARAVQIKVRDEGRGLRPGTHESIFGLFSQDRSVPGPAENGLGIGLMLCRSLVELHGGTISATSDGPGKGSTFTIRLPFARDTVHAMQPPPLTPDAAELAALAEAGVPSLRVLVVDDNRDSADSLAMLLELKGHDVRVAYSAAHAREEVDGFTPDAALIDIAMPEIDGYATLRALRALPPLKHTLFAAMTGFGQAADVELTREAGFEMHLVKPVDVTLFDEVLALAAARQRRRNA; this is translated from the coding sequence ATGACAGACCCGAGGACCATGACGACGCCCGACCCCGGCATCGCCCCGCACAATGTCGCCGCGGAAAGCCACAATGAGCGCCGCTTCGAGGCGCTCGTGGATCCGATCGAGGATTACGCGATATTCCTGCTCGACACGCGCGGCTACATCGTGAGCTGGAATCGCGGCGCGGCCCGCATCAAGGGCTACGAAGCGCACGAGATCATCGGCCAGCACTTCTCGCGCTTTTACACCGACGAAGCCAACGCACGCCGCTGGCCCGAGCACGAACTGGAGCAGGCCACGCTGCACGGACGCTTCAACGACGAAGGCTGGCGCGTGCGCAAAGACGGCACGATGTTCTGGGCCAACGTCGTCATCACCGCGCTGCGCGAACGCGACGGCTCGCTCGCGGGCTTCGCCAAGGTCACGCGCGACCTCACCGCCGAACGCAGCCAGGTCGAGGCGCTGCGCCTCTCCGAAGAGCGCTTTCGCCTGCTCGTGGAAAGCGTGAGCGACTACGCGATCTTCATGCTCGATCCGCAGGGCATCGTGGTCAGCTGGAACACTGGCGCGACCAACCTGAAGGGTTACCGGCCGGCCGAGATCGTCGGCCAGCATTTTTCCGTGTTTTATCCGCCCGAAGAGATCGCCGCCGGTCAGCCCGAGCGCGAACTGCGCCGCGCGAGGGATTTTGGCCGCGTCGCGACCGAAGGCTGGCGCGTGCGCAAGGACGGCTCGATGTTCTGGGCCAACGTCACGCTCACCGCAGTGCACGACGGCCACGGCCGGCTCACGGGATTCGCGAAGGTCACGCGCGACATGACCGAGAGCCGCCGCACCGACGAGCTCGAACATTCGAGCGAGCAGATGAAGCAGTTCCTCGCCATGCTCGCGCACGAGCTGCGCAACCCGCTCGCGCCGGTGCGCAACGCCGTGGCCACGATGCGCCTCATGGATGCGCCGAGCCCCGAGATCGAGCGCGCGCGCGAAATGATCGACCGCCAGATCGTGCATCTCACGCGGCTCGTGGACGACCTGCTCGACGTCGGGCGCATCACGTCGGGCAAGATCGAGTTGCGCGAGGCGCCGCTCGACCTGCGCGAAGTGGTCGCGCACGCCATCGACGCGGCGCAGCCCTTCACCTCGGCGCGCGGCCAGCACGTGGACGTGCAGATGCCCGACGAGACGCTCACCATGACGGGCGACCACACGCGCCTCGTTCAGGTGCTGCAGAACCTGCTGCACAACGCCTCGAAGTTCTCGCCCGACGGCAGCCATATCGTCGTGGACGTGCGTTCCGCGGCGCGCGCCGTGCAGATCAAGGTGCGCGACGAAGGCCGCGGGCTGCGGCCCGGCACGCACGAGTCGATCTTCGGCCTGTTCAGCCAGGACCGCTCCGTGCCGGGGCCCGCGGAAAACGGGCTCGGCATCGGCCTCATGCTGTGCCGCTCGCTCGTCGAACTGCATGGCGGCACCATCTCCGCCACGAGCGACGGGCCGGGCAAAGGCAGCACGTTCACGATCCGCCTGCCGTTCGCGCGCGATACCGTGCACGCCATGCAGCCGCCGCCGCTCACCCCGGACGCGGCCGAGCTTGCCGCGCTCGCCGAGGCCGGAGTGCCGTCGCTGCGCGTGCTCGTGGTCGACGACAACCGCGACTCGGCCGACAGCCTCGCCATGCTGCTCGAACTCAAAGGCCACGACGTGCGCGTGGCCTACAGCGCCGCCCACGCGCGCGAGGAAGTGGACGGCTTCACGCCCGACGCCGCGCTCATCGACATCGCCATGCCCGAGATCGACGGCTATGCGACGCTGCGCGCCCTGCGCGCGCTGCCGCCGCTCAAGCACACATTGTTCGCCGCGATGACGGGTTTCGGCCAGGCCGCCGACGTCGAACTCACGCGCGAAGCGGGCTTCGAGATGCATCTCGTGAAGCCCGTGGACGTCACGCTTTTCGACGAGGTGCTCGCGCTCGCGGCGGCACGGCAAAGGCGCCGGAACGCCTGA
- a CDS encoding glycosyltransferase family 2 protein — translation MNDSAHAPGTSSAPRVTVVVLTRNHVRQTIDTVARLTALPEHPDVIVADNGSTDSTVSLLASLFPQVRIIQSLGDHGMAGFNRAVLLSRTDYVACCDDSTWFAPGALARAAQLLDAHAQIAVLNARVVSGDEREIHPACLMLAATSPGAEGVAGPVLANFMAGACIFRAGVFRALGGYEERLSHGGAEELAALDMLSAGHQIVYCEQALAHREPLYRWFTRAQQCALARNTAWVAWMRLPARDAIAATGRALAVFARQRSLGPAGVALLRGAFWTLRARRVVPPHVALLTRQVRRAERHVRAGIPAMAEKYDRSGQRAW, via the coding sequence ATGAACGACTCCGCCCATGCCCCCGGAACTTCCAGCGCGCCGCGCGTGACGGTGGTCGTCCTCACGCGCAACCACGTGCGTCAAACCATCGATACGGTCGCGCGTCTCACCGCGCTTCCCGAGCACCCCGATGTCATCGTGGCCGACAACGGCTCCACCGATTCCACCGTCTCGCTGCTGGCATCGCTCTTTCCGCAAGTGCGCATCATCCAGTCGCTGGGCGACCACGGCATGGCCGGGTTCAATCGCGCCGTGCTGCTCTCGCGCACCGATTACGTTGCGTGCTGCGACGACAGTACCTGGTTCGCGCCCGGCGCGCTCGCACGCGCGGCGCAGCTGCTCGACGCGCACGCGCAAATCGCCGTGCTCAATGCGCGCGTGGTGAGCGGCGACGAACGCGAAATTCACCCCGCCTGCCTGATGCTCGCCGCCACGTCGCCGGGGGCCGAAGGCGTGGCGGGCCCTGTGCTCGCCAACTTCATGGCCGGCGCATGCATTTTCCGCGCGGGCGTGTTCCGCGCGCTCGGCGGCTACGAGGAGCGGCTTTCGCACGGCGGCGCCGAGGAGCTTGCCGCGCTCGACATGCTTTCGGCCGGGCACCAGATCGTCTATTGCGAGCAGGCGCTCGCGCATCGCGAGCCGCTGTACCGCTGGTTCACGCGGGCGCAGCAATGCGCGCTCGCGCGCAACACGGCCTGGGTGGCGTGGATGCGCCTGCCCGCGCGCGACGCGATCGCAGCAACCGGCCGCGCACTGGCGGTGTTCGCGCGCCAGCGCTCGCTCGGGCCCGCTGGCGTGGCGCTGCTGCGCGGCGCATTCTGGACGCTGCGCGCACGCCGCGTGGTGCCGCCGCACGTCGCGCTGCTCACCCGCCAGGTGCGCCGCGCGGAACGCCACGTGCGCGCAGGCATTCCGGCAATGGCCGAAAAGTACGACCGCTCCGGGCAGCGCGCGTGGTAA
- a CDS encoding HAD family hydrolase: MRNESAFLFDLDGTLVDSVYQHVLAWKEALDADGIELSVWRIHRRIGMSGGLFMNQLLRETHEAISPERIARLQKLHADAYRRHADQVRPLPGARSLLDTLTAAQVPWAIATSGRIATASVNLQALGVDPAVTTVVTRDEVRHAKPDPDLFVAAALRLNVPIERCLVVGDSVWDMLAAQRCRALGIGLQSGGYGTEELQCAGALRVYEDPADLLGHLDEVCARD; this comes from the coding sequence ATGCGCAACGAATCGGCCTTTTTGTTCGACCTCGACGGCACGCTCGTCGACAGCGTCTACCAGCACGTGCTCGCCTGGAAGGAAGCGCTCGACGCGGACGGCATCGAGCTTTCGGTGTGGCGCATTCACCGGCGCATCGGCATGAGCGGCGGGCTCTTCATGAACCAGTTGCTGCGCGAGACGCACGAGGCCATCTCGCCCGAGCGCATCGCGCGCTTGCAAAAACTACACGCCGACGCCTACCGCCGCCACGCCGACCAGGTGCGCCCGCTGCCCGGCGCGCGCTCGCTGCTCGACACGCTGACCGCCGCCCAGGTGCCGTGGGCGATCGCCACGAGCGGGCGGATCGCCACGGCTTCCGTGAACTTGCAGGCGCTCGGCGTGGACCCGGCGGTCACGACCGTGGTCACGCGTGACGAAGTGCGCCACGCCAAGCCCGACCCCGATCTTTTCGTCGCCGCGGCATTGCGGCTGAACGTGCCGATCGAGCGCTGCCTCGTGGTGGGCGACAGCGTCTGGGACATGCTCGCGGCCCAGCGCTGCCGGGCGCTCGGCATTGGCCTGCAGTCGGGCGGCTACGGCACCGAGGAACTGCAATGCGCCGGGGCGCTGCGCGTGTACGAAGATCCCGCCGATCTGCTCGGCCACCTCGACGAAGTCTGCGCCCGCGACTGA
- the treF gene encoding alpha,alpha-trehalase TreF: MPLPLRSRTPEFATQLRHSSFAATLAAALCLAWPLTQTAHAADALASAASSASAQELQKPAQSAKPVRSPAQHDSAKESQPATPADLYGRFYHDVQLAQVFPDSKTFADMLPNARPGQITAAYERWRQQHADEHDAAARKAALTQFVNQYFTAPAQTEDHYVSDPNQDVVGHIDTLWNVLSRRPDAKPNPYSSLLPLPYAYVVPGGRFNEIYYWDSYFIMLGLEASGRHELALDELNNFAALIDRYGHIANGNRTYYLSRSQPPFFAQMVSLVAGKDGDAMYPHYLPQLRKEYDYWMAGEQTLKPGHASRHLVRLPDGTLLNRYWDARNRPRDESYREDIITARATPQRDASDLWRNLRAGAETGWDYSSRWLADGHTLSTIDVTSLAPVDLNSLMVILERTLAKAYGLKGDAREAELMTKRAQQRADAIDRVLWDPQLHAYSDYDFAHHTLTHRLTAATVYPLYAGVATKAQAQDVAAAVRAGLLRPGGLATTQVATGQQWDEPNGWAPLQYLAVVGLRRYGEQDLAQEIATRWIATNLAYYARTHKLVEKYDVSASATKASSAGGGEYPLQDGFGWTNGVLRVLLQMYPQAGAARGAAAASGAAAASAP, from the coding sequence ATGCCTTTGCCGCTCCGCTCCCGCACGCCCGAATTCGCCACGCAACTCCGCCACTCATCGTTTGCCGCCACGCTCGCCGCCGCGTTGTGTCTCGCTTGGCCGCTCACGCAAACCGCCCATGCCGCCGATGCCCTGGCTTCCGCCGCATCCTCCGCGAGCGCGCAGGAATTGCAAAAGCCGGCGCAATCGGCAAAACCGGTTCGTTCGCCAGCGCAGCACGACTCGGCAAAAGAGAGCCAACCCGCCACGCCCGCCGACCTCTACGGCCGCTTCTATCACGACGTGCAGCTCGCACAGGTCTTTCCCGACAGCAAGACGTTTGCCGACATGCTGCCGAACGCGCGCCCCGGCCAGATCACGGCGGCCTACGAGCGCTGGCGCCAGCAGCATGCGGACGAGCACGACGCCGCAGCGCGCAAGGCCGCGCTCACGCAGTTCGTGAACCAGTACTTCACGGCCCCGGCACAAACCGAAGACCACTACGTTTCCGATCCGAACCAGGACGTCGTCGGCCACATCGACACGCTCTGGAACGTGCTGAGCCGCCGCCCCGACGCGAAGCCGAATCCGTATTCGTCGCTGCTGCCGCTGCCTTATGCGTACGTCGTGCCGGGCGGGCGCTTCAACGAGATCTACTACTGGGATTCGTACTTCATCATGCTCGGTCTGGAGGCGAGCGGCCGCCACGAACTCGCGCTCGACGAGCTGAACAACTTCGCCGCGCTGATCGACCGCTACGGGCACATCGCGAATGGCAATCGCACGTACTACCTGAGCCGCTCGCAGCCGCCGTTTTTCGCGCAGATGGTGAGCCTCGTTGCCGGGAAAGACGGCGACGCCATGTACCCGCATTACCTGCCGCAACTGCGCAAGGAATACGACTACTGGATGGCCGGCGAGCAAACGCTCAAGCCCGGCCACGCCTCCCGCCACCTCGTGCGCCTGCCCGACGGGACGCTGCTCAACCGCTATTGGGACGCACGCAACCGGCCGCGCGACGAGTCGTACCGCGAGGACATCATCACTGCACGCGCCACGCCCCAACGCGACGCCTCGGACCTCTGGCGCAACCTGCGCGCGGGCGCGGAAACGGGCTGGGACTACAGTTCGCGCTGGCTCGCCGACGGCCACACGCTCTCGACCATCGACGTGACTTCGCTCGCGCCGGTGGATCTCAATTCGCTGATGGTGATTCTCGAACGCACGCTCGCGAAGGCCTACGGCCTGAAGGGCGACGCGCGCGAGGCCGAACTCATGACGAAGCGCGCGCAACAACGCGCCGACGCCATCGACCGCGTGCTCTGGGACCCGCAATTGCATGCGTACAGCGACTACGACTTCGCGCATCACACGCTCACGCACCGGCTCACGGCGGCGACCGTCTATCCGCTCTATGCGGGCGTCGCGACGAAGGCCCAGGCGCAGGACGTGGCCGCCGCCGTGCGCGCCGGCCTGCTGCGCCCCGGCGGCCTCGCCACCACCCAGGTCGCGACGGGCCAGCAATGGGACGAGCCGAACGGCTGGGCGCCACTGCAATATCTCGCGGTCGTGGGACTGCGCCGCTATGGTGAGCAGGACCTCGCGCAGGAAATCGCCACGCGCTGGATCGCGACGAATCTCGCCTACTACGCGCGCACGCACAAGCTCGTCGAGAAGTACGACGTGAGCGCGTCGGCCACCAAGGCATCGTCGGCGGGCGGCGGCGAATATCCGCTGCAGGACGGCTTTGGGTGGACCAATGGCGTGCTGCGCGTGCTGTTGCAGATGTATCCGCAGGCTGGGGCCGCACGAGGCGCAGCCGCAGCGTCCGGCGCAGCGGCGGCCAGCGCGCCCTGA
- a CDS encoding 4-hydroxybenzoate 3-monooxygenase: protein MRTQVGIIGAGPAGLLLSHLLHLRGIDSVVLELRGRDQIESTIRAGVLEQGTMDLLTEAGVGARMKAEGALHHGFELAFEGKRRRIDLTGLTGKAITVYAQHEVLKDLVAARVAADGKLFFNVSNTSIQGVETSTPSIRFNHEGEEHELHCDYVIGCDGFHGVSRASIPAALRQDYERVFPFGWFGILVEAPPTSDELIYARHERGFALVSTRSPNVQRMYFQCDPKDNVENWSDDRIWAELHARVDSLEGHQVVDGKIFQKNIVGMRSFVTTTMQHGRLFLAGDAAHIVPPTGAKGLNLAVADVRVLSAALVAFYKEGRNDLLDAYSETALRRIWRAEHFSYWMTRMMHRLDDATPFEQRLQVAELEHVTTSRAAATAMAENYVGAVAV, encoded by the coding sequence ATGCGCACTCAGGTTGGCATCATTGGCGCCGGGCCCGCGGGCCTGCTTCTTTCTCATCTTCTGCATTTGCGTGGCATCGATTCGGTCGTGCTGGAGCTGCGTGGCCGCGATCAGATCGAATCGACCATTCGCGCCGGCGTGCTCGAGCAAGGCACGATGGACTTGCTCACCGAAGCCGGCGTCGGCGCTCGCATGAAGGCCGAAGGCGCGCTGCACCACGGCTTCGAACTCGCGTTCGAAGGCAAGCGCCGCCGCATCGATCTCACTGGCCTCACGGGCAAAGCCATCACGGTCTACGCACAGCATGAAGTGCTCAAAGACCTCGTGGCCGCGCGCGTGGCTGCGGACGGCAAGCTCTTCTTCAACGTCTCGAATACCTCGATTCAAGGCGTGGAAACCAGCACGCCGTCGATCCGCTTCAACCACGAAGGCGAGGAGCACGAGCTGCATTGCGACTACGTAATCGGCTGCGACGGTTTCCACGGCGTGTCGCGCGCCTCGATTCCGGCGGCGTTGCGCCAGGACTATGAGCGCGTGTTCCCGTTCGGCTGGTTCGGCATTCTCGTCGAGGCGCCGCCCACTTCCGACGAACTGATCTACGCGCGCCACGAGCGCGGCTTCGCGCTCGTCAGCACGCGCTCGCCGAATGTGCAGCGCATGTATTTCCAGTGCGACCCGAAGGACAACGTCGAGAACTGGTCCGACGACCGCATCTGGGCCGAGTTGCATGCACGCGTCGATTCGCTCGAAGGCCACCAGGTGGTGGACGGCAAGATCTTCCAGAAGAACATCGTCGGCATGCGCAGCTTCGTCACGACCACGATGCAGCACGGCCGCCTTTTTCTCGCGGGCGACGCGGCGCATATCGTGCCGCCTACCGGAGCGAAGGGCCTGAATCTCGCGGTGGCGGACGTGCGCGTGCTGAGCGCGGCGCTCGTGGCCTTCTACAAGGAAGGACGCAATGATCTGCTCGACGCCTATAGTGAAACGGCGCTGCGCCGCATCTGGCGCGCGGAGCACTTCTCGTACTGGATGACGCGCATGATGCACCGTCTCGACGACGCCACGCCGTTCGAGCAGCGCCTGCAAGTGGCTGAGCTGGAGCACGTCACGACGTCGCGCGCCGCCGCGACGGCGATGGCCGAGAACTACGTAGGCGCGGTTGCGGTGTGA
- a CDS encoding Ldh family oxidoreductase has translation MKVNIDDARRFATAVLTNVSVPEDIAADVAAHLIESDRVGYSSHGLSILPNYKRVLAAGFVTADGRAERVVDRGSLIGYDGHSGFGQHVGKVVMEDAIARTREHGQCIVTLRQTHHLGRMGHYGEMVAAQGYVLLAFTNVVNRSPTVAPFGGREPRLTTNPLCFAGPLPGGRPPFVVDIATSAIAVNKARVLAENGLPAPNGSVIDSNGQPTNDPNVLFADPPGALLPFGLHKGYALGLVAELLAGVLSGGGTIHPDNPRNGVATNNLFALVLDPQVDFNTTWRSQEVESFLDYLLSCPPQDPSQPVQYPGQYEAENRARHMQTITLPDSVRKPFADIANELGIAPLTAI, from the coding sequence ATGAAAGTCAATATCGACGACGCACGCCGCTTCGCCACGGCCGTGCTCACGAACGTCTCGGTGCCTGAAGACATCGCCGCCGACGTGGCCGCCCATCTGATCGAGTCCGACCGAGTGGGCTACTCGAGCCACGGCCTTTCGATCCTGCCCAACTACAAGCGCGTCCTGGCCGCCGGTTTCGTCACCGCCGACGGCCGCGCCGAGCGCGTGGTGGACCGCGGCAGCCTGATCGGCTACGACGGCCACAGCGGCTTCGGCCAGCACGTGGGCAAGGTCGTGATGGAAGACGCGATCGCGCGCACGCGCGAACATGGGCAATGCATCGTGACGCTGCGCCAGACTCATCACCTGGGGCGCATGGGGCATTACGGCGAAATGGTTGCAGCGCAGGGCTATGTGCTGCTCGCGTTCACCAACGTGGTGAACCGCTCGCCGACCGTGGCGCCCTTCGGCGGGCGCGAGCCCCGGCTCACGACCAACCCGTTGTGCTTCGCGGGTCCGCTGCCGGGCGGTCGGCCACCCTTCGTCGTGGATATCGCCACGAGCGCCATTGCCGTGAACAAGGCGCGCGTGCTCGCGGAAAACGGGCTGCCGGCGCCCAATGGCTCCGTGATCGACTCGAACGGCCAACCGACCAACGACCCGAACGTGCTGTTCGCCGACCCGCCAGGCGCGCTGTTGCCGTTCGGCCTGCACAAAGGCTACGCGCTCGGACTCGTGGCGGAATTGCTCGCAGGCGTGCTGTCGGGCGGCGGCACGATCCATCCGGACAATCCGCGCAATGGCGTCGCCACCAACAATCTGTTCGCGCTGGTGCTCGATCCGCAGGTGGATTTCAATACGACGTGGCGCTCGCAGGAGGTCGAATCGTTTCTCGACTATCTGCTCAGCTGCCCGCCTCAGGATCCCTCGCAACCAGTGCAGTATCCCGGCCAGTACGAAGCGGAAAATCGCGCGCGGCACATGCAGACGATCACGCTGCCCGACTCCGTGCGAAAGCCCTTCGCCGACATCGCGAACGAACTGGGCATCGCGCCGCTCACGGCGATTTGA
- a CDS encoding DASS family sodium-coupled anion symporter, producing the protein MNAPQPAANASAAPQKKGIPVGLIAGVIALVVVLLLPLPDSLPPAGQRMLAILAFAVVVWLTEAVSYEASAIIITSLMAFLVGTAPTIENPAVDYGTNKAISMALAGFSNSALALVAGALFISAAMTVTGLDRRIALVTLSLIGTTTRRILIGAVAVTIVLSLVVPSATARSACVVPIMVGVISAFGVDKRSNIAAGIMIVVAQATSIWNVGIQTAAAQNLLTVGFMDKMLGARVTWLDWLIAGAPWAIVMSAVLLFIVLKMLPPEADAIAGGKEAVEASLRELGPMTGPQKRLLGVSIGLLCFWATEGKLHPFDTTSVTYVGLVLLLLPRFGVMDWKTVQSRIPWGTVIVFGVGISLGTALLTTKAGQWLGDLVAHHTGLDTATPFMAFAILSAFLILIHLGFASATALTSAMLPILVSVLQSMQGDFNRLGLTMLLGYVVSFGFILPINAPQNMVCLATETFTAKQFARVGIVLTVIGYLLLLLFAATWWRWLGWI; encoded by the coding sequence ATGAACGCACCCCAGCCCGCCGCCAACGCGAGCGCCGCGCCGCAGAAAAAGGGCATACCTGTGGGCCTGATCGCGGGCGTGATCGCGCTCGTCGTCGTGCTGCTTTTGCCCCTGCCGGATAGCCTCCCGCCCGCCGGCCAGCGCATGCTCGCCATCCTCGCATTCGCCGTCGTCGTGTGGCTCACCGAAGCGGTATCGTACGAAGCGAGCGCCATCATCATCACCTCGCTCATGGCGTTTCTCGTGGGCACCGCGCCCACCATCGAAAACCCCGCTGTCGACTACGGCACCAACAAAGCCATCAGCATGGCGCTCGCGGGCTTCTCCAATTCCGCGCTCGCGCTCGTGGCCGGCGCCCTCTTCATCTCCGCGGCGATGACCGTTACCGGGCTCGACCGGCGCATTGCGCTCGTCACGCTCTCGCTCATCGGCACCACCACGCGGCGCATCCTGATCGGCGCGGTCGCCGTGACCATCGTGCTCTCGCTCGTGGTGCCGAGCGCCACCGCGCGCAGCGCCTGCGTCGTGCCGATCATGGTGGGCGTGATTTCGGCGTTCGGTGTGGACAAGCGCTCGAACATCGCGGCGGGCATCATGATCGTGGTGGCGCAAGCCACGAGCATCTGGAACGTCGGCATCCAGACCGCCGCCGCGCAGAATCTGCTGACCGTGGGCTTCATGGACAAGATGCTCGGCGCGCGCGTCACGTGGCTCGACTGGCTTATTGCGGGCGCGCCCTGGGCGATCGTGATGTCGGCGGTGCTGCTCTTCATCGTGCTCAAGATGCTGCCGCCCGAAGCCGACGCCATCGCCGGCGGCAAGGAAGCTGTCGAAGCCTCGCTGCGCGAACTCGGACCCATGACGGGCCCGCAAAAGCGGCTGCTGGGCGTCTCCATCGGCCTGCTGTGCTTCTGGGCGACCGAAGGCAAGCTGCACCCGTTCGACACGACCTCGGTCACCTACGTGGGCCTCGTGCTGCTGCTGTTGCCGCGCTTTGGCGTGATGGACTGGAAGACCGTGCAAAGCCGCATTCCATGGGGCACGGTGATCGTGTTCGGCGTGGGCATCAGCCTCGGCACGGCGCTGCTCACGACGAAGGCGGGCCAATGGCTCGGCGACCTCGTCGCGCATCATACGGGGCTCGACACCGCCACGCCGTTCATGGCGTTCGCGATTCTCTCGGCCTTTCTCATCCTCATCCACCTCGGTTTTGCGAGCGCCACGGCGCTCACCTCCGCGATGCTGCCGATTCTCGTGTCGGTGCTGCAGTCCATGCAGGGCGATTTCAACCGGCTCGGTCTCACGATGCTGCTCGGCTACGTCGTGAGCTTCGGCTTCATCCTGCCGATCAACGCGCCGCAAAACATGGTGTGCCTCGCCACCGAAACGTTCACGGCGAAGCAGTTCGCGCGCGTGGGCATCGTGCTGACCGTCATCGGCTATCTGTTGCTGCTGCTGTTCGCCGCGACGTGGTGGCGCTGGCTGGGCTGGATCTGA
- a CDS encoding DUF4148 domain-containing protein, whose product MRSTTSKLTLAAAAAAFLIGVTAPAFAQTEASAPAADQATTSQPPTKEQKAQAKAQAKAQRKAERKEARAKNNAELKKLEDAGYKPALNDPNYPQSLQDAQKKANAAAGASQ is encoded by the coding sequence ATGCGCTCCACCACCAGCAAGCTGACTCTCGCCGCGGCTGCCGCCGCATTCCTGATCGGCGTCACCGCGCCAGCGTTCGCGCAAACGGAAGCCAGCGCTCCCGCCGCCGACCAGGCCACGACTTCGCAACCGCCCACCAAGGAACAGAAGGCACAGGCCAAGGCTCAGGCCAAAGCGCAGCGCAAGGCCGAACGCAAAGAAGCCCGCGCGAAGAACAACGCCGAGCTGAAGAAGCTGGAAGACGCGGGCTACAAGCCGGCGCTGAACGACCCGAACTATCCGCAGAGCCTGCAGGACGCACAGAAGAAAGCTAACGCTGCTGCTGGCGCCAGCCAGTAA
- a CDS encoding DJ-1/PfpI family protein encodes MALQIGFLLFPGVQQLDLTGPYDVLASMPDTQARLIWKTLDPVRSSTGLLLTPDTTFEDCPPLDVICVPGGSGVSKLIPDDETLAFLRRQADTARYVTSVCTGALVLGAAGLLRGRRATTHWAFHELLEPLGALPVKARVVRDGNVLTGGGITAGIDFALTLAAELIGDEAAQALQLELEYAPAPPFDSGDPASAPRAIVERLRAQTAASLAERARIVAAAAAKLAA; translated from the coding sequence ATGGCACTGCAAATCGGCTTTCTCCTGTTTCCTGGCGTCCAACAGCTCGACCTGACCGGCCCGTACGACGTGCTTGCCTCGATGCCGGACACCCAGGCGCGGCTCATCTGGAAGACGCTCGATCCGGTCCGCTCGAGCACCGGCCTCTTGCTCACGCCCGACACGACTTTCGAGGACTGCCCGCCGCTCGACGTGATCTGCGTGCCGGGCGGCAGCGGCGTCTCGAAGCTGATTCCCGACGACGAGACACTCGCATTTCTGCGCCGCCAGGCGGACACGGCGCGCTACGTCACCTCGGTTTGCACGGGCGCGCTCGTGCTCGGTGCGGCCGGGCTGCTGCGGGGACGCCGCGCGACCACGCACTGGGCATTCCACGAACTGCTGGAGCCGCTCGGCGCGCTGCCCGTGAAAGCACGCGTGGTGCGCGACGGCAACGTGCTGACCGGTGGCGGCATCACGGCGGGCATCGATTTCGCATTGACGCTCGCCGCCGAACTGATCGGCGACGAGGCCGCCCAGGCGCTCCAGCTCGAACTCGAGTACGCGCCCGCGCCGCCGTTCGACTCCGGCGACCCCGCCAGCGCACCCCGTGCAATCGTGGAAAGGTTGCGCGCGCAGACAGCGGCGTCGCTCGCCGAACGCGCGCGCATCGTCGCGGCGGCGGCCGCGAAACTCGCCGCTTGA